The proteins below come from a single Parageobacillus toebii NBRC 107807 genomic window:
- the uvrB gene encoding excinuclease ABC subunit UvrB, with amino-acid sequence MGDRFELVSAYKPQGDQPKAIAKLVEGIRKGVKHQTLLGATGTGKTFTISNVIKEVNKPTLVIAHNKTLAGQLYSELKEFFPNNAVEYFVSYYDYYQPEAYVPQTDTYIEKDASINDEIDKLRHSATSALFERRDVIIVASVSCIYGLGSPEEYRELVVSLRVGMEIERNALLRRLVDIQYERNDIDFQRGTFRVRGDVVEIFPASRDEHCIRVEFFGDEIDRIREVDALTGEIIAEREHVAIFPASHFVTREEKMRLAIENIEKELEERLRELREQGKLLEAQRLEQRTRYDLEMMREMGFCSGIENYSRHLALRPPGSTPYTLLDYFPDDFLIIIDESHVTLPQIRGMYNGDRARKQVLVDHGFRLPSALDNRPLTFEEFEQKINQIIYVSATPGPYELEHSPEVVEQIIRPTGLLDPTIDVRPIEGQIDDLIGEIHERIKRNERTLVTTLTKKMAEDLTDYLKEVGIKVAYLHSEIKTLERIEIIRDLRMGKYDVLVGINLLREGLDIPEVSLVAILDADKEGFLRSERSLIQTIGRAARNANGHVIMYADTITKSMEIAINETKRRRAIQEAYNREHGIVPQTVKKEIRDVIRATYAAEEKETYDTKPSYGKMAKKEREKLIADLEKEMKEAAKALDFERAAQLRDIIFELKAEG; translated from the coding sequence GTGGGGGACCGTTTTGAGTTAGTGTCGGCGTATAAGCCGCAAGGAGATCAACCAAAAGCGATTGCCAAATTGGTCGAAGGAATTCGAAAAGGAGTAAAGCATCAAACGCTGTTAGGGGCAACAGGAACGGGAAAGACGTTTACGATTTCCAACGTCATTAAAGAGGTGAACAAACCGACGCTTGTGATTGCCCATAATAAAACGTTAGCGGGGCAGTTGTACAGCGAGTTAAAAGAGTTTTTTCCAAACAACGCGGTTGAATATTTTGTCAGCTATTACGATTATTATCAGCCGGAGGCGTATGTGCCGCAGACCGATACGTATATTGAAAAAGATGCAAGCATTAACGATGAAATTGATAAGTTACGGCACTCGGCAACATCAGCGCTATTTGAGCGGCGCGATGTGATTATTGTCGCCAGTGTATCGTGCATTTACGGATTAGGATCACCGGAAGAATATCGCGAACTGGTTGTGTCGTTGCGCGTCGGGATGGAAATCGAGCGCAACGCTTTATTGCGCCGCCTTGTCGATATCCAATATGAACGGAACGACATTGATTTTCAGCGCGGAACGTTCCGTGTTCGCGGGGATGTTGTCGAGATTTTTCCTGCTTCTCGGGACGAGCATTGTATTCGCGTTGAATTTTTTGGCGATGAAATTGACCGCATTCGCGAAGTCGACGCATTGACGGGGGAAATTATCGCAGAACGCGAGCATGTCGCGATTTTCCCGGCATCCCACTTCGTTACGCGTGAAGAAAAAATGCGTTTAGCGATCGAAAATATTGAAAAAGAATTAGAAGAGCGGCTGCGCGAATTGCGGGAACAAGGAAAACTGTTAGAAGCGCAGCGGCTTGAGCAACGGACTCGTTACGATTTAGAGATGATGAGAGAAATGGGCTTTTGCTCGGGGATTGAAAACTACTCCCGGCATTTAGCGTTGCGTCCGCCAGGCTCGACGCCGTACACGCTGCTTGATTATTTTCCAGATGATTTTTTGATTATCATCGATGAGTCACACGTGACATTGCCGCAAATTCGCGGCATGTATAACGGGGACCGGGCGCGCAAGCAAGTGCTTGTCGATCACGGCTTCCGTCTGCCATCTGCGCTCGATAACCGACCGTTAACGTTTGAGGAGTTTGAACAAAAAATTAACCAAATTATTTATGTTTCCGCGACACCTGGTCCGTACGAGCTGGAACATAGCCCGGAAGTTGTGGAACAAATTATTCGTCCGACAGGGCTGTTGGATCCAACGATTGACGTTCGTCCGATTGAAGGGCAAATCGATGATTTAATCGGAGAAATTCATGAGCGGATCAAGCGGAATGAACGCACTCTCGTTACGACGTTAACGAAGAAAATGGCGGAAGATTTAACGGATTACTTAAAAGAAGTCGGCATTAAAGTTGCGTATTTACATTCCGAAATTAAAACGCTCGAGCGCATTGAAATTATTCGCGATTTGCGCATGGGCAAATACGATGTGCTCGTCGGGATTAACTTGTTGCGGGAAGGATTGGATATTCCGGAAGTATCGCTTGTCGCCATTCTCGATGCGGATAAAGAAGGCTTTTTGCGCTCGGAACGTTCGCTTATTCAAACGATTGGGCGTGCGGCGCGAAACGCCAACGGCCATGTCATTATGTACGCCGATACGATTACAAAATCGATGGAAATTGCCATCAATGAAACGAAACGGCGCCGCGCGATTCAAGAAGCGTATAACCGTGAGCACGGCATTGTGCCGCAGACGGTCAAAAAAGAAATTCGCGATGTCATCCGTGCGACTTATGCGGCGGAAGAGAAAGAAACGTACGATACGAAACCATCTTACGGCAAGATGGCAAAGAAAGAACGAGAAAAGCTTATTGCCGATTTAGAAAAAGAAATGAAAGAAGCAGCAAAAGCGCTTGATTTCGAGCGTGCTGCCCAATTGCGTGATATTATTTTTGAGTTAAAAGCGGAAGGATGA
- the uvrA gene encoding excinuclease ABC subunit UvrA — protein MATDKIIVKGARAHNLKNIDVEIPRDKLVVLTGLSGSGKSSLAFDTIYAEGQRRYVESLSAYARQFLGQMDKPDVDAIEGLSPAISIDQKTTSRNPRSTVGTVTEIYDYLRLLFARIGRPVCPEHGIEIKSQTIEQMVDRLLAYPERTKMQILAPVVSGRKGTHAKTLEDIRKQGYVRVRVDGEMRELTEDIELEKNKKHSIEVVVDRIIIKEGIAARLADSLETALKLADGKVLIDVIGEEELLFSEKHACPYCGFSIGELEPRMFSFNSPYGACPDCDGLGAKLEVDPDLVIPNDELTLREHAVAPWEPQSSQYYPQLLEAVCNHYGIDMDVPVKDLPKEQLDKILYGSGGEKIYFRYQNDFGQVREQYIVFEGVIPNVERRYRETSSDYVREQMEKYMAHQPCPTCKGNRLKKESLAVLVGGKHIGEVTALSVTEALEFFQNLQLSEKEKKIAHLILREIRERLGFLKNVGLDYLTLNRSAGTLSGGEAQRIRLATQIGSRLTGVLYVLDEPSIGLHQRDNDRLIATLKSMRDIGNTLIVVEHDEDTMLAADYLIDIGPGAGIHGGEVVAAGTPQEVMDNPNSLTGQYLSGKKFIPIPAERRKPDGRWVEIVGAKENNLKNVSVKIPLGTFVAVTGVSGSGKSTLVNEILYKALAQKLHGAKAKPGEHKTIKGLEHLDKVIDIDQSPIGRTPRSNPATYTGVFDDIREVFAATNEAKVRGYKKGRFSFNVKGGRCEACRGDGIIKIEMHFLPDVYVPCEVCHGKRYNRETLEVAYKGKNIAEVLDMTVEDALEFFENIPKIKRKLQTLYDVGLGYMKLGQPATTLSGGEAQRVKLASELHRRSNGRTLYILDEPTTGLHVDDISRLLKVLQRLVDNGDTVLVIEHNLDVIKTADYIIDLGPEGGDHGGQIVAKGTPEEVAEVESSYTGRYLKPILERDRERMRALYETARA, from the coding sequence ATGGCAACCGATAAAATCATCGTAAAAGGCGCAAGAGCTCATAATTTAAAAAATATCGATGTGGAAATTCCCCGTGATAAACTCGTCGTATTGACAGGATTGTCCGGTTCGGGGAAATCGTCGCTTGCGTTCGATACGATTTATGCGGAAGGACAGCGGCGGTACGTCGAATCATTGTCGGCGTACGCCCGCCAGTTTTTAGGGCAAATGGATAAGCCGGATGTCGATGCGATTGAAGGGCTGTCGCCGGCCATTTCGATTGACCAAAAAACAACGAGCCGCAATCCGCGTTCCACTGTCGGAACCGTCACGGAAATTTACGATTATTTGCGGCTTTTGTTTGCCCGCATCGGCCGGCCGGTTTGCCCAGAACATGGCATTGAAATTAAGTCACAAACGATCGAACAAATGGTCGATCGGCTTCTTGCTTATCCGGAACGGACAAAAATGCAAATTCTCGCTCCCGTCGTTTCTGGGCGGAAAGGAACGCACGCAAAAACGCTGGAAGATATTCGAAAACAAGGATATGTGCGCGTGCGCGTGGACGGAGAAATGCGGGAACTCACGGAAGATATTGAACTTGAGAAAAATAAAAAACATTCGATTGAGGTCGTTGTGGACCGCATTATTATTAAGGAAGGAATTGCTGCACGTTTGGCGGATTCATTAGAGACGGCCTTGAAGCTTGCGGACGGAAAAGTGCTTATTGATGTCATTGGCGAGGAAGAGCTGTTGTTTAGTGAAAAGCATGCATGTCCGTATTGCGGCTTCTCGATTGGAGAGCTAGAGCCGCGCATGTTTTCATTTAACAGTCCGTACGGCGCCTGCCCAGACTGCGATGGGCTTGGCGCGAAGCTTGAGGTGGATCCGGATTTAGTCATCCCCAATGATGAACTGACGCTGCGCGAGCATGCGGTTGCTCCATGGGAGCCGCAAAGCTCACAATATTATCCGCAGCTGTTAGAAGCGGTGTGCAACCATTACGGCATTGACATGGATGTGCCGGTAAAAGATTTGCCGAAGGAGCAGCTTGATAAAATTTTATACGGAAGCGGCGGCGAGAAAATTTACTTTCGCTACCAGAACGATTTCGGACAAGTTCGCGAGCAGTATATCGTTTTTGAAGGCGTTATTCCGAACGTCGAGCGCCGCTACCGTGAAACAAGCTCTGATTATGTTCGCGAACAAATGGAGAAATATATGGCGCATCAGCCATGCCCGACTTGTAAAGGAAACCGCCTGAAAAAAGAAAGCCTCGCCGTGCTTGTCGGCGGCAAACATATCGGCGAAGTGACGGCATTATCGGTTACGGAGGCGCTTGAGTTTTTCCAAAACTTGCAGTTAAGCGAAAAAGAAAAGAAAATCGCCCATCTCATTTTGCGTGAAATACGTGAGCGGCTCGGCTTTTTAAAGAACGTCGGCCTCGACTATTTAACATTAAACCGTTCTGCTGGGACGCTTTCCGGCGGAGAAGCGCAGCGCATTCGTCTGGCGACGCAAATCGGCTCGCGCTTAACAGGCGTGCTGTATGTTTTGGACGAGCCGTCGATCGGACTTCATCAGCGCGATAATGACCGCTTGATTGCAACGTTAAAAAGCATGCGCGATATCGGCAATACGCTTATTGTTGTTGAACATGATGAAGATACGATGCTTGCCGCGGATTATTTAATTGATATTGGGCCGGGTGCGGGCATTCATGGCGGCGAGGTTGTCGCTGCTGGAACGCCGCAAGAAGTGATGGACAATCCAAACTCACTGACTGGACAATATTTATCGGGGAAAAAATTTATCCCAATCCCAGCCGAGCGCCGCAAGCCGGACGGACGCTGGGTCGAAATTGTTGGCGCGAAGGAAAATAACTTAAAAAACGTGTCTGTCAAAATTCCGCTCGGCACATTTGTCGCAGTCACGGGCGTATCTGGTTCTGGAAAAAGCACGCTCGTCAATGAAATTTTGTATAAGGCGCTTGCGCAAAAACTGCATGGCGCGAAGGCAAAGCCAGGCGAGCATAAAACGATTAAAGGGCTTGAGCATTTAGATAAAGTTATTGACATTGACCAATCGCCGATCGGCCGTACGCCGCGTTCCAATCCAGCGACATATACCGGCGTATTTGACGACATTCGCGAAGTGTTCGCGGCGACGAATGAAGCGAAAGTGCGCGGATATAAAAAAGGCCGGTTCAGCTTTAACGTCAAAGGCGGGCGATGTGAAGCGTGCCGCGGGGACGGCATTATTAAAATTGAGATGCACTTTTTGCCGGACGTGTACGTTCCATGCGAAGTATGTCATGGTAAACGGTATAACCGTGAGACGCTGGAAGTAGCGTACAAAGGAAAAAACATTGCGGAAGTGCTTGATATGACTGTGGAAGACGCACTTGAGTTTTTTGAAAATATCCCGAAAATTAAACGGAAATTACAGACGCTATATGATGTCGGCTTAGGGTATATGAAGCTCGGACAGCCGGCAACGACATTGTCGGGAGGAGAAGCGCAGCGTGTCAAATTAGCATCTGAATTGCATCGCCGCTCAAATGGCCGGACGCTCTATATTTTAGATGAGCCAACGACCGG
- a CDS encoding CsbA family protein, giving the protein MWFIVSLIVPCLLVLLFTRVTYNHYIGTLLTIALLVASYFKGYTDELHEILADIVSTTVGFLYAQKMVKQLKK; this is encoded by the coding sequence ATGTGGTTTATAGTTTCGTTAATTGTGCCATGTTTGCTTGTACTGTTATTTACCCGTGTTACGTACAATCATTATATCGGAACATTATTGACCATTGCGCTATTGGTTGCTTCCTATTTCAAAGGATATACAGACGAACTGCATGAAATTCTAGCAGATATCGTATCAACGACAGTTGGGTTTTTGTATGCGCAAAAAATGGTAAAACAGTTGAAAAAATAG